A genomic region of Metopolophium dirhodum isolate CAU chromosome 1, ASM1992520v1, whole genome shotgun sequence contains the following coding sequences:
- the LOC132934422 gene encoding uncharacterized protein LOC132934422: MDLNEIVTFSYLTYLYLNQQQRRQFWVHPINSERQSHGHYFQLYNQLRKYNVKFFNYFRMSISSFDELLSYIKNDIKRQDTNMRIAIQPEEKLVIILRYLATGCSLKELHYNFRIGENTASEIVRTVCKSIWCILKEKCIPIPDKNTWITIAEEFKIRANFPNCIGAVDGKHIRVVKPERSGSLYMNYKHFFSIGLLAIADTNYRFIYVDIGSFGKDSDSTIFRNSLLWDKLEKNCLNIPAPTPNNTFPGVDITLPYAFVGDEAFGLDKHLL, from the exons ATGGATTTGAACGAAATTGTTACGTTCTCATATTTGACGTACTTGTACTTAAACCAGCAGCAAAGAAGACAATTTTGGGTTCACCCTATAAATTCTGAACGTCAATCACACGGccattattttcaattgtacAATCAACTTCGAAAATACAatgttaagttttttaattactttcgCATGTCGATAAGTTCATTTGATGAGTTGTTATCGtacataaaaaatgatataaaacgGCAAGATACAAATATGAGAATAGCTATTCAACCAGAGGAAAAATTAGTGATAATTttaag gtATCTGGCTACAGGTTGTAGTTTAAAAGAACTGCATTACAATTTTAGGATTGGGGAAAATACTGCTAGTGAAATAGTTAGAACAGTATGCAAAAGTATTTGGTGTATCttgaaagaaaaatgtattcctATCCCTGATAAAAATACATGGATTACAATTGCAGAAGAATTTAAAATCCGAGCAAATTTTCCTAATTGTATAGGAGCGGTCGATGGAAAACACATTCGCGTAGTGAAACCAGAACGAAGTGGATCTTTGTATAtgaattacaaacattttttttctataggaCTACTTGCCATTGCCGATACAAATTACAGATTTATTTACGTAGACATAGGCTCGTTTGGAAAAGACTCAGATTCtacaatttttagaaattcgTTACTTTGGgacaaattggaaaaaaattgtcttaaCATTCCCGCACCAAcaccaaataatacatttcctGGAGTAGACATCACGCTACCTTATGCTTTTGTTGGTGATGAAGCATTTGGATTAGATAAACAT